GCAGCCCGTGCACCAGCGCATCGACGTCAGCCTTTGTGTTGTACAGGTAGAAGCTGGCGCGCGCTGTCGAAGGGACACCCAAAATCCGCATCAAGGGCTGTGCACAGTGATGACCCGCTCGAATGGCGATGCCTTCCGAATCCAGCACCGTGGATACATCGTGTGCATGCACCCGACCCAAATTAAAGGTGACCAGACCGCCCCGCTCCCCGCCGCGCGGCGGTCCGTAAATCGTCAGGCCCTGTACTTCACTCAGGCGGTCCAGTGCGTAATCGACCACTTGACGGTCGTGATCGCGAATCGCCTCCATCCCGATGTCGGTCAGATAATCCACGGCGGCGCCCAGACCAATCGCTCCCGCAATGATCGGCGTGCCGCCTTCAAATTTCCACGGGATGTCTTTCCACGTTGAATCGTACAGTTCGACGATGTCAATCATCTCGCCGCCGAAATAGGTCGGCTCCATCTGTTCAAGCCACTTGCGCTTCCCGTACAACACGCCGATGCCGGTCGGGCCGCACATCTTGTGTCCGGAAAACGCGAGGAAGTCGCAGTCCAAATCCTGTACGTCCACCGGCATATGCGGCACGCTCTGCGCCCCATCGACCACCACCAGGGCGCCCGCTGCGTGCGCAATGTGCGCGATTTCCTTGACGGGGTGAATCGTGCCAAGCACATTCGACACCTGCGCAATCGCAACGAGCTTGGTGTTCGCCGTGACCGCTTCCCGGACGTCTTCCAGGCGAATCGTCCCATCCGGCTGCAAGGGCAGATAGTGCAGCTGTGCACCCGTGACTTTCGCAACCTGCTGCCAGGGAATCAAATTACTGTGGTGTTCACTGGGCGTCAGCACAATGCGGTCGCCGGCTTTCAGCTGCAGCCTTGCGTAACCGTATGCCACCATGTTGATGGACTCCGTTGTGCCGCGCGTGAAAATCACCTGCTCCGGCGAGGGGGCGTTGATGAACCGCGCCACCTTCTCCCGGGCCAGCTCATAGGCCTCCGTCGCGCGCGACCCCAACGTGTGGACGCCGCGGTGGACATTGGAATTGTCGGTCTCGTAATACCGCTTCAACACCTCAATCACTGGCCGCGGCTTCTGGGAGGTCGCCGCGCTGTCCAGATACACCAGCGGATGCCCGTTGATTTCCTGCTGCAAAATCGGAAAGTCGTTCCGAATCTCTGCCCCAATCATACCGTCAACTTCCTCTCGATTTGTCCCTCGAGCCAGGCACGGACGTGCGGCACAGAGACAGCTTCTACCGTCGGCCGCAGGTATCCCCAGATGATCATCCGCATCGCTTCCCCTTCTGGAATCCCGCGCGACATCAGGTAGTAAATTTGTTGGGCGTCAATTTTGCCAACGCTCGCAGCGTGTCCACAGCGCTGCACGTCATTCTCGTCAATCAGCAGCATGGGGATCGCGTCCGCACGCGCCGTCCCTTCAATCATCAGCATCCGGTCGTGCTGCTCGCTGCCGGCACCGACGGCGCCGCGCAGGATGTGTGTGCTGCTGCGGAAAATCGAGTTGGCCCGCTCGCGCAACACGCCCTGCAGACGGATGTCGCTCTCTGAGTAGCGTCCTCCGTGCACCATGCTCGCGGTCAGGTCCATGTGCTGACGGCCAAAGCCGACGCCAAGCCCCTGTGTCAACGAGCGTGATCCGTCACCTTCCAGCACGCTTTCCACGAGCGCAACCGAATACCCGTCGCCGACATCGCCGAACACCCAGTTCACGACCGCATCCTTACCCACTTTGGCGCGGCTGGTCAGGAAATGGGTCGGTCCCTTGCGCAGCCGGTTGACCGACATCACCTGGATGTTGGCACCCGCTGCCGCGACAATCTCCGTCACCGCACTGTGCAAAAACGCAGGTGCCGTCTCTCCGTTCAACTGCATCTCCACGAAGGAAAATGCACTGCCCTCTTCCCCGACGACCAGCGCCCGCGGCAGCGCCGCACCCTGACTGGCCTCGGTTTGAATCGACACAAACTGAAAGGCGGTATCGACTTGCACGTTTCGCGGCACGTACAGGAACACGCCGCCGTGCCACAGGGCCGCATTGAGCGCCGTCCACTTGTTCTCGTCCGCCGCAACCACCGACCCCAGGTACTTCTCCACCAGCGCTCCGTGATGCTGCAGCGCGGTGTGCAAGTCGGTAAACACGACGCCCTCGGCGGTCAACGCCGCAGGCAGTTCAGACCGCACAACCGAGCCGTCGACCACGCACACAACCGGCCCCGTCATCGCGTCCAACAAGGATTGCACATCGGCGGGAACCGCGCCGTGCTGTGCCGACGGGACGGTCCCGACCTCCCAGGAGCGCCGCGTCAAATCACTTTTCTCCAACCGCGGAGAAGGCAAACTTTCAAAATGCGTCCATGCTGCTTCACGTGCCGTCTTCAGCCAATCAGGCTCAGAAAATCGCTGGGTCAGATCGCGTACGAAGTGCGACACGGTTGTTGTTTGTTCTGCCACACCGGTCTCCTCCTTACGCTTGTGCGCCGACCGTCTCGTCGACGATGCCAAGTTCCTCTTTCAGCCAATCGTACCCTTTGGCCTCGAGCGCCTCTGCCAGTTCCTTGCCGCCGGAGCGGACGATGCGGCCCTGCATCATCACATGCACATGGTCCGGCACGATGTACTGCAGCAAGCGCTGGTAGTGCGTAATGATGAGGAAGCCGATGTTCGGTGAACGCAGGTTGTTGACGCTCTCCGCAACGATTTTCAGGGCGTCGATATCGAGCCCGGAGTCAATTTCGTCGAGAATGGCGATGCGCGGCTCGAGAATGCTCATCTGCAGAATCTCGTTGCGCTTCTTCTCACCGCCCG
Above is a genomic segment from Alicyclobacillus cycloheptanicus containing:
- a CDS encoding cysteine desulfurase, yielding MIGAEIRNDFPILQQEINGHPLVYLDSAATSQKPRPVIEVLKRYYETDNSNVHRGVHTLGSRATEAYELAREKVARFINAPSPEQVIFTRGTTESINMVAYGYARLQLKAGDRIVLTPSEHHSNLIPWQQVAKVTGAQLHYLPLQPDGTIRLEDVREAVTANTKLVAIAQVSNVLGTIHPVKEIAHIAHAAGALVVVDGAQSVPHMPVDVQDLDCDFLAFSGHKMCGPTGIGVLYGKRKWLEQMEPTYFGGEMIDIVELYDSTWKDIPWKFEGGTPIIAGAIGLGAAVDYLTDIGMEAIRDHDRQVVDYALDRLSEVQGLTIYGPPRGGERGGLVTFNLGRVHAHDVSTVLDSEGIAIRAGHHCAQPLMRILGVPSTARASFYLYNTKADVDALVHGLQTAKEFFQHAIG
- a CDS encoding SufB/SufD family protein translates to MAEQTTTVSHFVRDLTQRFSEPDWLKTAREAAWTHFESLPSPRLEKSDLTRRSWEVGTVPSAQHGAVPADVQSLLDAMTGPVVCVVDGSVVRSELPAALTAEGVVFTDLHTALQHHGALVEKYLGSVVAADENKWTALNAALWHGGVFLYVPRNVQVDTAFQFVSIQTEASQGAALPRALVVGEEGSAFSFVEMQLNGETAPAFLHSAVTEIVAAAGANIQVMSVNRLRKGPTHFLTSRAKVGKDAVVNWVFGDVGDGYSVALVESVLEGDGSRSLTQGLGVGFGRQHMDLTASMVHGGRYSESDIRLQGVLRERANSIFRSSTHILRGAVGAGSEQHDRMLMIEGTARADAIPMLLIDENDVQRCGHAASVGKIDAQQIYYLMSRGIPEGEAMRMIIWGYLRPTVEAVSVPHVRAWLEGQIERKLTV